The Sphingomonas sanxanigenens DSM 19645 = NX02 genome includes a region encoding these proteins:
- a CDS encoding DUF1660 family phage protein — protein MGIMCKLRGHKPDRGGARHDGEDYWTICKRCGTPLIRAIDGWREPSVDEKRAHARQAEARGKGDAAA, from the coding sequence ATGGGCATCATGTGCAAGCTGCGCGGGCATAAGCCCGATCGAGGCGGCGCACGCCATGACGGCGAAGACTATTGGACGATATGCAAGCGCTGCGGCACGCCGCTGATCCGTGCGATCGATGGCTGGCGCGAGCCGAGCGTCGACGAGAAACGGGCCCATGCGCGACAGGCGGAGGCGCGCGGCAAGGGGGATGCCGCGGCCTGA
- a CDS encoding helix-turn-helix domain-containing protein, which produces MPSGAWKEPHTWREADAPLQYLARHDHRSTGGITVGEAMLLTEDEAAERLRLCSRTLRKERHAGRLPYVLIGRAVRYTISDLESFIERARQDQPACPSTGPKTRRIGNTTSSSKVVAFTARQARPKNQRP; this is translated from the coding sequence ATGCCATCCGGCGCTTGGAAAGAACCGCACACATGGCGGGAAGCGGACGCGCCTCTACAATATCTGGCGCGCCATGATCACCGCAGCACTGGAGGAATAACCGTGGGAGAGGCGATGCTCCTTACCGAAGACGAAGCTGCTGAGCGGCTCCGGCTCTGCTCGCGCACGCTGCGCAAGGAGCGCCATGCCGGCCGCCTGCCATACGTCTTGATCGGTCGTGCCGTGAGGTACACGATTTCCGATCTCGAATCCTTCATCGAACGCGCCCGTCAGGATCAGCCAGCATGTCCGTCTACCGGTCCAAAAACTCGCCGTATTGGCAATACGACTTCGTCATCAAAGGTCGTCGCTTTTACGGCTCGACAGGCAAGGCCAAAAAATCAGAGGCCTTGA
- a CDS encoding DUF5131 family protein: protein MIRRITTRADARPNHPDWQRATRDFCAANGIAYFFKQWGNWKPVYDRDAEDPDWRRCGEVERATPNGQWLNLAGGQGFHGERVVRVSPVDKKVAGRLLDGVEHNGVPA from the coding sequence ATGATCCGCCGCATCACCACCCGGGCCGACGCGCGGCCGAACCATCCCGATTGGCAGCGTGCGACGCGCGACTTCTGCGCGGCGAACGGCATCGCCTATTTCTTCAAGCAGTGGGGCAACTGGAAGCCGGTCTACGACCGCGACGCCGAGGATCCGGACTGGCGCCGGTGCGGCGAGGTCGAGCGCGCCACGCCGAATGGTCAGTGGCTCAACCTCGCGGGCGGTCAGGGCTTCCACGGGGAGCGGGTCGTTCGCGTCTCGCCGGTCGACAAGAAGGTTGCCGGCCGCCTGCTGGACGGGGTCGAGCACAACGGGGTGCCGGCATGA
- a CDS encoding tyrosine-type recombinase/integrase: protein MSVYRSKNSPYWQYDFVIKGRRFYGSTGKAKKSEALIVEAQERAKAKEPPNKREPITVDDAAGLYQDHAETQPSWPTTRYMLNDMVKGLGKSRFLSEVSQIDIQRYFAKRRSTRSNATINREVEVCRAMWRRAAKARFDVGEMPDWRALMLRVPKKAPRELSLEEEPRLFAEIRADLVDVCDFALKSGWRRSEVLGLRWADCDFTTMQATTRIKGGDVVRRPLTATLIAIIKNQPKAGAFVFTYVCQKSREKRRKGERYPMTATAIRGVWAAAKAAAAIEGFRFHDLRHTRGTRIVRATGSLAAAQKALQHTNIKTTLRYAHVLDEDVRNALDESESRNIPEIPSSERKKA from the coding sequence ATGTCCGTCTACCGGTCCAAAAACTCGCCGTATTGGCAATACGACTTCGTCATCAAAGGTCGTCGCTTTTACGGCTCGACAGGCAAGGCCAAAAAATCAGAGGCCTTGATTGTCGAAGCCCAGGAGCGGGCGAAGGCGAAAGAGCCGCCGAACAAGCGCGAGCCGATCACCGTAGATGACGCGGCCGGGCTATATCAGGACCACGCCGAGACGCAGCCAAGCTGGCCGACAACCCGATATATGCTGAACGATATGGTGAAGGGACTGGGCAAGAGCCGGTTTCTGTCGGAGGTCTCTCAAATCGACATCCAGCGCTATTTCGCCAAGCGGCGCAGCACCAGATCGAACGCGACGATCAATCGTGAGGTCGAGGTTTGCAGGGCAATGTGGCGTCGCGCCGCCAAGGCTCGCTTCGATGTTGGCGAAATGCCGGACTGGCGTGCGCTGATGCTCCGCGTACCGAAGAAGGCGCCGCGGGAACTGTCGCTTGAGGAAGAGCCGAGGCTGTTCGCCGAGATCCGGGCCGATCTTGTTGATGTGTGCGACTTCGCTTTGAAATCCGGCTGGCGGCGTAGCGAGGTGCTGGGCCTTCGCTGGGCAGATTGCGATTTCACCACGATGCAAGCGACGACCAGGATCAAGGGTGGCGATGTCGTGCGTCGGCCGCTTACCGCGACGCTCATCGCGATCATCAAGAACCAGCCCAAGGCCGGCGCATTCGTATTCACCTATGTCTGCCAGAAGTCGCGCGAGAAGCGGCGCAAAGGCGAGCGCTACCCAATGACCGCGACCGCCATACGCGGCGTGTGGGCGGCCGCCAAGGCAGCGGCGGCGATCGAGGGGTTTCGCTTTCACGACTTGCGCCACACGCGGGGCACTCGCATCGTCCGCGCCACCGGCTCGCTGGCCGCGGCTCAGAAGGCCCTCCAGCATACCAATATCAAGACGACGCTCCGGTACGCCCACGTGCTGGATGAGGATGTCAGAAACGCGCTGGATGAGTCGGAATCCCGGAATATTCCCGAAATTCCCAGCAGCGAACGCAAGAAAGCCTAG
- a CDS encoding N-acetylmuramoyl-L-alanine amidase: MATPAYMNPDRINHLTIHCAATPEGRDVKAATISQWDVAKFGQVSYHIVVELDGSAVRTLADDRRGAHVGGRNTGNIGICYVGGVDRRGVPKDTRTPAQREALRRLVAEYRARYPDIGVRGHRDWPGVAKACPSFDVASAL; encoded by the coding sequence ATGGCGACCCCCGCCTATATGAACCCCGATCGCATCAACCATCTCACGATCCACTGCGCGGCCACGCCCGAGGGGCGTGACGTCAAGGCCGCGACCATTTCCCAATGGGATGTCGCGAAGTTCGGCCAGGTCAGCTACCACATCGTCGTCGAGCTGGACGGCAGCGCGGTGCGCACGCTGGCCGACGATCGCCGCGGCGCGCATGTCGGCGGGCGCAACACCGGCAATATCGGCATATGCTATGTCGGCGGCGTCGACCGGCGCGGCGTGCCCAAGGATACGCGCACCCCGGCGCAGCGGGAGGCGCTGCGCCGCCTCGTCGCCGAGTATCGCGCGCGCTACCCCGACATCGGCGTCCGTGGACATCGCGACTGGCCGGGCGTCGCCAAGGCCTGCCCCAGTTTCGACGTGGCGAGCGCGCTGTGA
- a CDS encoding acyltransferase family protein: MLRTIQAGRGLAALAVVMFHLSIAMGDPRYGGTPVFRDITWRGNLGVDFFFVLSGFIMMLIHERDIGEPSRWRNFAYARFSRLYPIYWLYSAVFCLLVAFGFGTVTQLPSSLWDWVSTIFLVRLSDVTAPLAVAWTLFHEIAFYGVFSILILNKRAGLLVFFAWMLTTAITFNYPPTDSPSPIQTYLAAFNLDFMIGIASCLVMQRTSTVVCNACFWIGSALLVLTIGYEYGIDRLHWSGIAYGLAFGGIIAGMAAWERRRGGVKIPLAEQLGDASYTTYLIHVPVIGVCLKLVAKFHFGDAIPGEAIYIGTMLAVVCSTYAVHKIVERPLQRWMKHISKKNHHQAAATV; this comes from the coding sequence ATGCTGAGGACGATACAGGCTGGCCGGGGGCTAGCAGCCCTTGCCGTTGTGATGTTTCACCTGTCGATCGCCATGGGAGACCCTCGGTATGGGGGCACCCCCGTGTTTCGAGACATCACATGGCGCGGCAACCTCGGGGTCGACTTCTTTTTCGTCCTTTCAGGCTTCATCATGATGCTCATCCACGAACGGGACATTGGCGAACCCAGCCGCTGGAGAAACTTTGCGTACGCCCGATTCTCACGCCTCTATCCCATATATTGGCTTTATTCCGCAGTATTTTGCCTACTCGTGGCCTTCGGATTCGGAACAGTAACCCAGCTTCCTAGCAGCTTATGGGACTGGGTTTCGACGATATTCTTAGTCCGCCTGTCAGACGTAACAGCACCTCTTGCCGTAGCATGGACCTTATTTCACGAAATTGCCTTTTATGGCGTATTCTCGATTTTAATCCTGAACAAGCGCGCCGGCCTTCTTGTATTCTTTGCATGGATGTTGACGACGGCCATCACCTTTAACTATCCACCTACCGACAGCCCGAGCCCCATCCAGACCTATTTGGCTGCTTTTAATCTCGACTTCATGATCGGGATTGCGTCTTGCCTAGTTATGCAGAGGACCAGCACAGTAGTTTGCAACGCATGCTTCTGGATCGGCTCAGCGCTTCTGGTACTTACCATCGGCTACGAGTATGGCATCGATAGGCTCCATTGGAGCGGCATCGCTTACGGCTTAGCATTCGGCGGCATCATTGCTGGCATGGCCGCGTGGGAACGGCGCCGAGGAGGCGTAAAAATTCCACTAGCAGAGCAACTGGGGGATGCCTCTTACACGACGTACCTTATTCATGTGCCCGTCATCGGCGTATGCCTCAAACTAGTCGCTAAGTTCCACTTTGGAGATGCAATTCCGGGCGAGGCAATTTACATTGGTACGATGCTGGCCGTCGTTTGTTCGACCTACGCTGTACACAAAATTGTGGAACGCCCGCTGCAAAGGTGGATGAAACACATCAGTAAGAAAAACCACCATCAAGCCGCCGCCACGGTATAA